A part of Euzebyales bacterium genomic DNA contains:
- a CDS encoding glycosyltransferase gives MRIAMVSEHASPLAAIAGEDAGGQNVHVAALSTQLARAGHEVTVWTRRDDAQLPPRVTRAGVTIEHVAAGPPAQVAKDDLPRWMGDFSDVLAHRWEADPPEVVHAHFWMSGAAALRARPPASVVVHTFHALGVVKRRHLRADDPSPRERLATERTIALSADRVIATCRDEVAELVALDADAARIDVVPCGVDLSTFTPAGPRDRRGRRRRIVVLGRLVARKGVDDVIRALALLPRDVELVVAGGPTTDGLDRDAEAGRLRYLAATLGVADRVVMLGAVPRDRVPALLRSADAVVCTPWYEPFGIVPLEAMACGVPVVASAVGGMLDSVVDGRTGLHVPPHDPSAIAAAVGRLLDDARLRRRMGVAGRRRAVHCFGWDAVARATLRSYRRAMWAAPPPRRSLVPQVAGR, from the coding sequence GTGAGGATCGCCATGGTGTCAGAGCACGCCAGCCCGCTCGCGGCCATCGCCGGCGAGGACGCGGGCGGGCAGAACGTGCACGTGGCGGCGCTGTCGACGCAGCTGGCGCGGGCGGGCCACGAGGTCACGGTCTGGACCCGGCGTGACGACGCCCAACTGCCGCCACGTGTCACGCGCGCCGGCGTCACGATCGAGCACGTGGCCGCTGGCCCGCCCGCACAGGTCGCGAAGGACGACCTGCCCCGCTGGATGGGCGACTTCTCGGACGTGCTGGCCCACCGGTGGGAGGCCGATCCTCCGGAGGTCGTGCACGCCCACTTCTGGATGTCCGGTGCCGCGGCGCTGCGCGCCAGACCTCCGGCGAGCGTGGTGGTGCACACCTTCCACGCCCTGGGTGTCGTCAAGCGTCGCCATCTGCGTGCCGACGACCCGAGCCCGCGCGAGCGACTCGCGACCGAGCGGACGATCGCGCTGAGCGCCGACCGTGTGATCGCCACATGCCGCGACGAGGTCGCCGAACTCGTCGCGCTCGATGCCGACGCCGCGCGGATCGACGTGGTGCCATGCGGCGTCGACCTGTCGACGTTCACGCCAGCGGGACCACGTGACCGAAGAGGGCGCCGCCGGCGGATCGTCGTGCTCGGCCGCCTGGTCGCGCGCAAGGGCGTCGACGACGTGATCCGCGCGCTGGCGCTGCTGCCGCGCGACGTCGAACTGGTCGTCGCCGGCGGCCCCACGACAGACGGCCTCGACCGTGATGCCGAGGCGGGTCGGCTGCGGTACCTGGCGGCCACCCTGGGAGTGGCCGACCGGGTCGTCATGCTCGGGGCGGTGCCACGCGACCGGGTACCCGCACTGTTGCGCTCGGCCGACGCGGTGGTCTGCACCCCCTGGTACGAGCCGTTCGGCATCGTCCCGCTGGAGGCGATGGCCTGCGGCGTCCCCGTCGTTGCCAGCGCGGTCGGCGGGATGCTCGACAGCGTCGTCGACGGCCGCACGGGCCTTCATGTGCCACCGCACGATCCCAGCGCCATCGCCGCCGCGGTCGGCCGTCTCCTGGACGACGCCCGGTTGCGGCGACGGATGGGCGTGGCGGGACGGCGGCGGGCCGTGCACTGCTTCGGCTGGGACGCCGTGGCGCGAGCGACGCTGCGTTCGTACCGCCGTGCCATGTGGGCCGCCCCGCCACCACGCCGGTCGCTGGTACCGCAGGTGGCAGGCCGATGA
- a CDS encoding cupin domain-containing protein, with amino-acid sequence MSFLNLDLGSPVVRAADTITGELGTLGARFVVGGGPSDGRFSLVEHPIVPRGLAAPVHRHSREDEFSFVLEGRWGFQLGSTVVYGEPGDLVYKPRDVWHTFWNATDAPARLLEIISPAGFEQLFVEVADLLRTTPDDAEAGAAISARYGLEYDGDATAIVIAEHGLVDRIV; translated from the coding sequence ATGTCGTTCCTGAACCTCGATCTGGGCAGCCCGGTCGTCCGGGCGGCCGACACCATCACCGGCGAGCTGGGCACGCTCGGCGCACGCTTCGTCGTGGGCGGTGGACCGTCCGACGGCCGGTTCTCGCTGGTGGAGCATCCGATCGTCCCTCGCGGGCTGGCGGCACCCGTGCACCGCCACTCCCGTGAGGACGAGTTCTCGTTCGTGCTGGAGGGACGCTGGGGCTTCCAGCTGGGTTCGACCGTGGTGTACGGGGAGCCCGGTGACCTGGTCTACAAGCCTCGCGACGTCTGGCACACGTTCTGGAACGCGACCGACGCGCCCGCGCGCCTGCTGGAGATCATCTCGCCCGCCGGGTTCGAGCAACTGTTCGTCGAGGTCGCGGACCTGCTGCGCACCACACCGGACGACGCCGAGGCCGGCGCCGCGATCTCCGCCCGCTACGGGCTCGAGTACGACGGCGACGCGACCGCGATCGTCATCGCCGAACACGGCCTCGTCGACCGGATCGTGTGA
- a CDS encoding glycosyltransferase family 9 protein, giving the protein MVRPDNVGDVLLAGPAIRAVAAGADRVTLWCGPNGRAAAELLPGVDAIVEHPADWIDPDARVVDRRRTLGLVDDLAGRGIDQAVVLTSFHQSPLPTALLLRLAGVPTIAAISEDFPGALLDVRHRVADDVHEVERSLSLVATLGHRLPRGDHGGLEITRRSAADRRPDAARVIVHPGASAPARTWTPERYRSLVTALGTAGWEVTVTGGPGERALTARIAAGLDAFDAGGTTTLAALADLLAGSAALVTGNTGPAHLAAAVGTPVVSLFAPTVPAVRWRPWGVPNVLLGDHAIACAGCRAIRCPLPGHPCLDAVTTDDVIGALRRVVSDRDRTLPPTVVGRPHPVVAR; this is encoded by the coding sequence GTGGTTCGTCCCGACAACGTCGGCGACGTGCTGTTGGCCGGGCCAGCGATCCGGGCGGTGGCCGCAGGTGCGGACAGGGTCACGCTGTGGTGCGGTCCGAACGGCCGCGCGGCGGCCGAACTGCTGCCCGGCGTCGACGCCATCGTCGAACACCCAGCCGACTGGATCGACCCGGACGCACGCGTGGTCGACCGCAGGCGGACGCTGGGACTGGTCGACGACCTCGCTGGTCGCGGGATCGATCAGGCGGTCGTGCTGACGTCGTTCCACCAGTCGCCTCTGCCGACGGCGCTGCTGCTGCGGTTGGCGGGCGTCCCCACGATCGCCGCGATCAGTGAGGACTTCCCGGGCGCCCTGTTGGACGTCCGTCACCGCGTCGCCGACGACGTCCACGAGGTGGAGCGGTCGCTGTCGTTGGTGGCGACGCTGGGGCACCGGTTGCCTCGGGGCGACCATGGCGGGCTGGAGATCACGCGCCGGTCCGCCGCGGACCGGCGGCCGGACGCCGCGCGCGTGATCGTGCATCCGGGTGCGTCGGCTCCCGCACGGACGTGGACACCCGAGCGGTACCGCTCGCTGGTCACGGCCCTGGGCACAGCGGGTTGGGAGGTGACCGTCACCGGAGGCCCCGGCGAGCGGGCGCTGACTGCCCGGATCGCCGCCGGCCTGGACGCCTTCGACGCCGGCGGCACGACGACGCTGGCGGCGCTGGCCGACCTGCTGGCGGGCAGCGCCGCGTTGGTCACCGGCAACACGGGTCCCGCGCACCTGGCCGCGGCGGTCGGCACGCCGGTCGTGTCGTTGTTCGCGCCGACGGTGCCAGCCGTACGTTGGCGTCCCTGGGGCGTTCCCAACGTGCTGCTGGGCGACCACGCCATCGCCTGTGCCGGCTGTCGTGCCATCAGGTGCCCGCTGCCCGGTCACCCGTGCCTGGATGCGGTCACCACCGACGATGTGATCGGCGCGCTGCGTCGCGTTGTGTCGGACCGCGACCGAACGCTGCCTCCGACCGTGGTCGGCCGGCCACACCCCGTGGTGGCGCGATGA
- a CDS encoding glycosyltransferase family 2 protein: MVDDRVNAVMITRNRAADAAESVAALRDLPERPHVIVVDNGSTDGTTAAVHARRPDVRVITLDHNRGSAGRTVGARAATSPYVAFCDDDTAWRPGALRRAADLLDAHPTLAVVAAHVRVGDDGRDDPVSGAMAGSPLPRVPGLPGVPVLGFLAGMSIVRRDAYLSVGGFVLRDGVGGEEAWLAADLAAAGWHLAYVPDVVAHHRPSTRRDSVRRRRGDLRNALLFAWSRHRGAEAVDATARVLRTAPRDLDGLVGLVGALRSAGWVRRHRRPLPEDVVSSLHLLQATAT, encoded by the coding sequence ATGGTCGACGACCGCGTGAACGCGGTGATGATCACCCGCAACCGCGCCGCCGACGCTGCGGAGTCCGTCGCGGCGTTGCGCGACCTGCCCGAGCGTCCGCACGTCATCGTGGTCGACAACGGCTCTACGGACGGCACGACCGCCGCGGTCCATGCGCGTCGACCCGACGTCCGCGTGATCACGCTCGACCACAACCGCGGCTCGGCCGGGCGCACGGTCGGTGCGCGCGCGGCGACCAGCCCGTACGTGGCGTTCTGTGACGACGACACCGCGTGGCGGCCGGGCGCACTGCGGCGTGCCGCTGACCTGCTCGACGCGCACCCGACACTGGCGGTCGTGGCGGCCCACGTGCGGGTCGGCGACGACGGCCGGGACGATCCCGTCAGCGGGGCGATGGCCGGCAGTCCGCTGCCTCGCGTCCCGGGTCTGCCCGGCGTGCCGGTGCTGGGGTTCCTCGCGGGGATGTCCATCGTGCGCCGGGACGCCTACCTGAGCGTGGGCGGGTTCGTGCTGCGCGACGGTGTCGGGGGTGAGGAGGCGTGGCTGGCGGCCGATCTCGCCGCCGCCGGCTGGCACCTGGCCTACGTGCCCGACGTCGTGGCGCACCACCGCCCGTCGACCCGCCGTGACAGCGTTCGACGGCGCCGTGGCGACCTGCGCAACGCGCTGCTGTTCGCGTGGTCCCGGCACCGGGGCGCGGAGGCGGTGGACGCGACCGCGCGCGTGCTCCGGACGGCGCCCCGCGACCTCGACGGCCTTGTCGGCCTCGTTGGGGCGCTGCGGTCCGCCGGATGGGTCCGACGGCACCGACGACCGCTTCCCGAGGACGTCGTCTCGTCTCTGCACCTGCTGCAGGCCACCGCCACCTAG
- a CDS encoding GAF and ANTAR domain-containing protein yields the protein MVDHDLLLDILLRFSRTLVRHYKVADVLPDLCADMTKLLAVDGAGIMLEDERGVLRFVAASDEVVGRIELLQLRAGEGPCIRAYETASTVAIPDLATTDELPMFAPLAVDAGMRAVFSFAMRVGDITVGAYNIYRRQPGELDDEAVHAAEVLADLASTYIVSADAVERSTLLATQLQRALDSRVVIEQAKGVLSHAWGVNVDDAFEQLRTYARSGRVRLHDVAVDLVEGRRTPEDIRSAGD from the coding sequence ATGGTGGACCACGACCTGCTGTTGGACATTCTGTTGCGCTTCTCGCGCACCCTCGTACGCCACTACAAGGTCGCCGACGTCCTGCCCGATCTGTGCGCCGACATGACGAAGCTGCTCGCCGTCGACGGCGCTGGGATCATGCTGGAGGACGAGCGTGGCGTGCTGCGCTTCGTTGCGGCGTCCGACGAGGTGGTGGGCAGGATCGAGCTACTCCAGCTGCGCGCCGGTGAAGGGCCGTGCATCCGCGCCTACGAGACGGCGTCGACCGTCGCCATCCCCGATCTGGCTACGACCGACGAGCTGCCGATGTTCGCTCCGCTGGCCGTCGACGCGGGCATGCGCGCCGTGTTCAGCTTCGCGATGCGCGTCGGGGACATCACGGTCGGCGCGTACAACATCTACCGGCGCCAGCCGGGCGAGCTCGACGACGAGGCCGTGCACGCGGCCGAGGTGCTCGCGGACCTCGCCAGCACGTACATCGTCAGTGCCGACGCGGTCGAGCGGTCGACCCTGCTGGCCACCCAGCTGCAGCGCGCGCTGGACAGCCGGGTCGTCATCGAGCAGGCCAAGGGTGTGCTGTCGCACGCCTGGGGCGTCAACGTCGACGACGCGTTCGAGCAGCTACGCACCTACGCGCGCTCGGGCCGGGTACGGCTGCACGACGTCGCCGTCGACCTCGTGGAGGGACGACGCACCCCGGAGGACATCCGCTCCGCGGGCGACTGA
- a CDS encoding HAD-IIIA family hydrolase, with protein MTGDVTVVVPTIGRPSLEHLLTSLAAADGPAPAAVLLVDDRHDATAPLSTGPLVPPLDDRVRVLPGFARGPAAARNVGWRAASTPWVAFLDDDVEVEPDWLARLAADLDVGGEVAGSQGRISVPLPGDRPATDWERNVAGLERARWATADMAYRRSALVAVGGFDERFQRAYREDADLGLRVTDRGWRIVPGRRGVRHPVRPAGPWISIALQRGNADDPRMRVRHGADWRRRAEVARGRRRRHLVATAALVTAVVAAGAGHRRLAGGAFAGWAAVTTAFAGERIAPGPRTADEVATMAATSVAIPPAATWHWLAGWVRVLREGVPRPGAAAVLFDRDGTLVTDVAYNGDPDKVALRDGARDAVAMIREAGVPTAVVSNQSGVARGLVTPAQVDAVNTRVEELLGPLGPWVVCPHGPDDGCGCRKPLPGMIVEAARRLGVDVRRCVVIGDIGSDIAAAHAAGASAVLVPTAVTRDDEVAAAPVVATDLRHAAELALGGWS; from the coding sequence ATGACCGGCGACGTCACGGTGGTCGTACCCACGATCGGCCGACCATCGCTGGAACACCTGCTGACGTCGCTGGCGGCCGCGGACGGCCCGGCGCCCGCCGCAGTCCTGCTGGTCGACGACCGCCATGACGCCACGGCACCGCTGTCGACCGGCCCGCTCGTGCCACCGTTGGACGACCGCGTCCGCGTGCTCCCGGGATTTGCGCGCGGACCGGCCGCGGCCCGCAATGTCGGCTGGCGGGCCGCGTCCACGCCGTGGGTCGCGTTCCTCGACGACGACGTCGAGGTGGAGCCCGACTGGCTCGCCCGGCTCGCCGCCGATCTGGACGTCGGCGGTGAGGTCGCCGGCAGCCAGGGGCGCATCTCGGTGCCGTTGCCCGGTGACCGACCAGCGACGGACTGGGAGCGCAACGTCGCCGGGCTCGAACGGGCGCGCTGGGCCACCGCCGACATGGCGTACCGGCGCAGCGCACTGGTGGCGGTCGGCGGCTTCGACGAGCGCTTCCAGCGCGCGTACCGCGAGGACGCGGACCTGGGGCTGCGCGTCACCGACCGCGGCTGGCGGATCGTGCCGGGCCGCCGTGGCGTGCGCCATCCGGTACGCCCCGCAGGGCCGTGGATCAGCATCGCACTGCAACGCGGCAACGCCGACGATCCGCGGATGCGCGTGCGTCACGGCGCCGACTGGCGGCGTCGTGCGGAGGTCGCCCGCGGTCGCAGGCGACGGCACCTCGTGGCGACGGCGGCTCTGGTCACGGCCGTCGTCGCCGCGGGCGCCGGACACCGGCGGCTCGCGGGCGGCGCCTTCGCCGGATGGGCGGCCGTGACGACCGCGTTCGCCGGCGAGCGGATCGCACCCGGACCGCGGACAGCGGACGAGGTCGCGACGATGGCCGCCACGAGCGTTGCGATACCGCCTGCGGCCACCTGGCACTGGCTCGCGGGCTGGGTCCGCGTGCTGCGTGAGGGCGTCCCGCGGCCGGGGGCCGCGGCGGTGCTGTTCGATCGCGACGGCACGCTGGTCACCGACGTCGCTTACAACGGCGACCCTGACAAGGTCGCACTGCGTGACGGAGCACGCGACGCCGTCGCCATGATCCGCGAGGCCGGCGTGCCGACCGCGGTCGTGTCCAACCAGAGCGGCGTGGCCCGCGGACTCGTGACTCCGGCACAGGTCGACGCGGTCAACACTCGCGTCGAGGAACTGCTCGGCCCGCTGGGGCCCTGGGTGGTGTGCCCGCACGGCCCCGACGACGGCTGTGGGTGCCGCAAGCCACTGCCAGGGATGATCGTCGAAGCGGCCCGGCGGTTGGGTGTCGACGTCCGACGGTGCGTCGTCATCGGCGACATCGGCAGCGACATCGCCGCCGCGCACGCTGCCGGCGCCAGCGCCGTCCTGGTGCCGACGGCGGTCACGCGGGACGACGAGGTCGCGGCCGCACCGGTCGTGGCGACCGACCTCCGCCATGCCGCCGAGCTCGCGCTCGGGGGCTGGTCATGA
- the rfaE2 gene encoding D-glycero-beta-D-manno-heptose 1-phosphate adenylyltransferase — protein sequence MRPLVIVGDVLLDRDLDGDARRLAPDAPVPVVDRPAERARPGGAGLAALLAAADGRDVVLVSALGADEAGRRVEARLTDARVRVVDLGLAGETPQKIRVRADGHPLVRIDLGAPSSVRAPADDALDVLDGAPTVLVSDYGRGVAADAVVRNALAGVIERGGHVVWDPHPRGARPVPGTRLATPNLAEARRIVDLPGDPPTPQAVTVAADALRDRWSTVGMVVTLGARGALFVGPDGTPLMVPAPSLDGPVDPCGAGDRFAVAIASALADGAVLSEAVVGAVDAASAFVARGGATAVDDEASGASDAGIRSPGTHDATGRVAAVRASGGTVVATGGCFDLLHAGHVRLLADARRLGDCLVVCMNSDASVRRLKGRGRPVVAEHDRRAVLLALAAVDAVVIFDEDTPERVLDELRPDVWVKGADYAVTDMPEADLLATWGGQAVVLPYLAGRSTSSIIEEAVSHAIH from the coding sequence ATGCGTCCGCTGGTGATCGTCGGCGACGTCCTGCTGGATCGGGACCTTGACGGGGACGCGCGACGGTTGGCACCGGACGCGCCCGTTCCGGTGGTCGACCGGCCCGCCGAGCGCGCACGACCGGGCGGTGCGGGGCTGGCGGCCCTGCTCGCGGCCGCCGACGGACGCGACGTGGTCCTGGTCTCGGCGCTGGGGGCTGACGAGGCGGGGCGCCGCGTCGAAGCACGGCTGACCGACGCGCGCGTGCGGGTCGTCGACCTCGGCCTGGCCGGCGAGACACCGCAGAAGATCCGTGTGCGCGCCGACGGCCACCCGCTCGTGCGCATCGATCTGGGCGCCCCGTCGTCGGTGCGCGCACCGGCCGACGACGCGCTCGATGTGCTGGACGGCGCGCCGACCGTGCTGGTGTCGGACTACGGGCGGGGTGTCGCGGCCGACGCCGTGGTGCGCAATGCGCTCGCCGGAGTGATCGAACGAGGGGGGCACGTCGTCTGGGACCCGCACCCCCGGGGCGCCCGACCGGTGCCCGGTACCCGTCTGGCCACGCCCAACCTGGCCGAGGCGCGACGCATCGTTGACCTGCCAGGTGACCCTCCGACGCCGCAGGCGGTCACCGTCGCCGCTGACGCGCTGCGCGACCGCTGGAGCACCGTCGGGATGGTGGTCACCCTGGGCGCCCGCGGCGCGCTGTTCGTGGGACCCGATGGCACGCCACTCATGGTGCCGGCACCGTCGCTTGATGGGCCGGTCGATCCGTGCGGCGCCGGTGACCGGTTCGCCGTCGCCATCGCGTCCGCACTGGCCGACGGCGCGGTGCTCTCCGAGGCCGTGGTCGGTGCGGTCGACGCCGCCAGCGCCTTCGTCGCCCGCGGTGGGGCGACCGCGGTGGATGACGAAGCGTCCGGCGCGTCCGACGCCGGCATCCGGTCGCCCGGTACCCATGACGCCACCGGGCGGGTCGCTGCCGTGCGCGCCTCGGGCGGCACGGTCGTGGCGACTGGCGGCTGCTTCGACCTGCTGCACGCCGGGCACGTGCGCCTGCTCGCCGACGCCCGAAGGCTGGGCGACTGCCTGGTCGTGTGCATGAACTCCGACGCGTCGGTGCGCCGGCTGAAGGGCCGCGGCCGGCCGGTGGTCGCCGAACACGACCGGCGTGCCGTCCTGCTCGCTCTGGCTGCAGTGGACGCCGTCGTCATCTTCGACGAGGACACCCCCGAACGGGTCCTCGACGAGTTGCGCCCCGACGTGTGGGTCAAGGGCGCCGACTACGCCGTCACCGACATGCCCGAGGCCGACCTCCTTGCGACGTGGGGTGGCCAGGCGGTCGTCCTGCCCTACCTGGCCGGCCGCTCCACCAGTTCGATCATCGAGGAGGCAGTGAGCCATGCCATCCACTGA
- a CDS encoding carbamoyltransferase C-terminal domain-containing protein gives MRVLGVNAVFHDPAAAVVVDGDIVAATEEERFTRRKHGKPPVPFATWELPEQAMRWCLAEAGLRANDLDAVAYSYDPDLAPPVAGDVVADDWEGLRTLYARRAPLFLRTALPGLDPERVRFVPHHVAHAASAHLAAPHRDSAVLVLDGRGEATSHLAGLATDGHLDVLASQPLPHSLGLLYEEVTAHLGFRRSSDEYKVMAMASYGAPRWLGQFRELVRATGDGGFRVEPIDWSAFAPRRREGAEWTAEHADLASTVQIRLEEVLLDLSRWLHDRTGRDVLTLAGGVALNCVANARLATEGPFEHIWVQPAAGDAGTALGGALHVAATGGDRVAPMTTAALGRSWSDDELAAWLVTADIAFERPDDVAVAVADVIAANGIVAWFQGRSEYGPRALGHRSLLANATRSDNLKRLNDVKGREQFRPVAPMVLAHRAAEIFAGPLPSPYMLFTHRVDPAWAERIPAVVHVDGTARIQTVDPDDEPLVARMLTALEHRTGVPVVVNTSLNTAGRPMVDDPRDALECFGSAPVDALALGPFLIRRRGLAGGDRQGEGERSEPVGGDRQGEGERSEPVGGDRQGEGERSEPVVGA, from the coding sequence ATGCGGGTGCTCGGAGTCAACGCCGTGTTCCATGATCCGGCCGCTGCCGTGGTCGTCGACGGCGACATCGTCGCCGCGACCGAGGAGGAGCGGTTCACGCGGCGCAAGCATGGCAAGCCGCCCGTCCCCTTCGCGACGTGGGAACTGCCGGAGCAGGCCATGCGCTGGTGCCTGGCCGAGGCGGGGCTGCGCGCGAACGACCTCGACGCCGTCGCGTACTCGTACGATCCGGACCTGGCCCCGCCTGTGGCGGGCGACGTCGTCGCCGACGACTGGGAGGGCCTGCGGACGCTGTACGCCAGGCGAGCGCCTCTGTTCCTACGCACCGCGCTGCCCGGACTCGACCCCGAACGGGTGCGCTTCGTGCCGCACCACGTCGCCCACGCGGCGTCGGCGCACCTCGCCGCGCCGCACCGCGACTCGGCGGTGCTCGTGCTCGACGGCCGTGGTGAGGCGACGTCGCACCTGGCCGGTCTGGCGACCGACGGCCACCTCGACGTGCTCGCGTCGCAACCACTGCCGCACTCGCTGGGTCTGCTCTACGAGGAGGTCACGGCACACCTCGGGTTCCGCCGCTCCAGCGACGAGTACAAGGTCATGGCGATGGCGTCATACGGCGCGCCGCGCTGGTTGGGGCAGTTCCGCGAGTTGGTTCGCGCGACGGGCGACGGCGGATTCCGGGTCGAGCCGATCGACTGGTCGGCGTTCGCTCCGCGGCGTCGTGAAGGCGCCGAGTGGACCGCCGAGCACGCCGACCTTGCGTCGACGGTGCAGATCCGCCTCGAGGAGGTGCTGCTCGACCTCAGCCGGTGGTTGCACGACCGGACGGGACGCGACGTGCTCACCCTGGCGGGCGGAGTCGCCCTCAACTGCGTGGCCAACGCGCGGCTGGCGACGGAGGGGCCGTTCGAGCACATCTGGGTCCAGCCCGCCGCGGGCGATGCGGGCACGGCGCTGGGCGGCGCGCTGCACGTCGCGGCGACGGGCGGTGACCGGGTGGCACCGATGACCACCGCGGCGCTCGGCCGGTCGTGGTCCGACGACGAGTTGGCGGCATGGCTGGTGACCGCCGACATCGCGTTCGAGCGTCCCGACGACGTCGCGGTCGCGGTCGCCGACGTGATCGCCGCCAACGGGATCGTCGCCTGGTTCCAGGGCCGCAGCGAGTACGGTCCACGCGCGCTCGGCCACCGCAGCCTGCTGGCGAACGCGACCCGGTCCGACAACCTGAAACGGCTCAACGACGTCAAGGGCCGCGAGCAGTTCCGGCCCGTGGCGCCGATGGTGCTGGCCCACCGGGCCGCGGAGATCTTCGCGGGCCCGCTGCCAAGCCCGTACATGCTGTTCACCCATCGCGTGGACCCCGCGTGGGCCGAGCGCATCCCCGCCGTCGTGCATGTCGACGGCACCGCGCGGATCCAGACGGTCGACCCCGACGACGAGCCGTTGGTCGCCCGCATGCTCACCGCGCTCGAGCATCGCACCGGCGTGCCGGTGGTCGTCAACACCAGCCTCAACACCGCAGGGCGGCCGATGGTCGACGACCCCCGGGACGCGCTCGAGTGCTTCGGCTCGGCTCCCGTCGACGCGTTGGCGCTCGGCCCGTTCCTGATCCGGCGGCGCGGGCTCGCGGGCGGGGATCGTCAGGGCGAGGGCGAGCGCAGCGAGCCGGTGGGCGGGGATCGTCAGGGCGAGGGCGAGCGCAGCGAGCCGGTGGGCGGGGATCGTCAGGGCGAGGGCGAGCGCAGCGAGCCGGTGGTGGGCGCATGA
- a CDS encoding SIS domain-containing protein: MSVTTEPVSARGADGTAHVDALIGATRSLRRQVADIERLGEALATVLLAGGRLLAAGNGGSAAQAQHLTAELVGRFRGERQPLSAIALHADTSSLTAIGNDYGPGEMYARQVVAHGRDGDVLVALSTSGRSTNVLTAADAARDVGVAIWGLTGPRPNPLADRCDEVVAVDAGSTATVQELHLVVIHLLCAAVDAAVDRRRPRSVYALSPSHGNGGRHTSGAAENDTGRSA, from the coding sequence ATGAGCGTCACCACCGAACCGGTGTCGGCGCGCGGCGCCGACGGTACCGCGCACGTGGATGCACTGATCGGCGCGACGCGGTCACTGCGCCGCCAGGTGGCCGACATCGAGCGGCTGGGTGAGGCGTTGGCGACGGTCCTGCTGGCCGGGGGCCGACTGCTGGCGGCCGGCAACGGCGGCAGCGCCGCGCAGGCACAGCACCTGACCGCCGAACTGGTCGGCCGCTTCCGCGGCGAGCGCCAGCCGCTGTCGGCGATCGCGCTGCACGCCGACACCTCGAGCCTGACAGCGATCGGCAACGACTACGGACCCGGCGAGATGTACGCCCGACAGGTCGTCGCACACGGCCGCGACGGCGACGTCCTGGTCGCGCTGTCGACGTCGGGTCGCAGCACGAACGTGTTGACGGCGGCCGATGCCGCCCGCGACGTCGGCGTCGCCATCTGGGGCCTGACGGGACCCCGACCCAACCCGCTGGCCGACCGTTGCGACGAGGTCGTCGCGGTCGATGCGGGATCGACGGCGACGGTCCAGGAGCTGCACCTCGTGGTCATCCATCTGCTGTGCGCGGCCGTCGACGCGGCGGTGGATCGCCGCCGGCCGCGATCCGTGTACGCCCTGAGCCCGTCCCACGGCAACGGCGGTCGCCACACCTCCGGTGCCGCGGAGAACGACACAGGGAGGAGCGCCTGA
- a CDS encoding glycosyltransferase — protein sequence MRVLLWHVHGSYTTSLVHGDHTWLLPVEPGRGPDGRGRARTWDWPPSAVEVSRRECAATDVDVVVLQRPEELHGLAERWLGGRRPGRDVPAVYLEHNAPQGRINDLHHPAADRDDLRVVHVTHCNDLLWDCGSTPTTVVEHGIVDPGQRYTGELARAAMVINDPVRRARVTGTDLLPRFAAAGPIDLYGMGADDVDVDDVTSHDDVHQARMHDELARRRVYVHPIRWTSLGLSLLEAMHLGMPVVAVGTTEAFEAVPAEAGVVSTDVDRLVDATRALLADQALARAHGDKARTAALSRYGLGRFLQDWDRLLEEVTT from the coding sequence ATGAGGGTGCTGCTGTGGCACGTGCACGGGTCCTACACCACGTCACTGGTGCACGGGGACCACACCTGGCTCCTGCCTGTCGAGCCAGGCCGTGGCCCCGACGGCCGCGGGCGGGCTCGCACCTGGGACTGGCCACCGTCGGCGGTCGAGGTGTCGCGGCGGGAGTGCGCGGCGACCGACGTCGACGTGGTCGTGCTGCAGCGCCCCGAGGAGCTGCACGGCCTGGCCGAACGCTGGCTCGGCGGGCGTCGGCCGGGGCGCGACGTCCCGGCCGTGTACCTGGAGCACAACGCGCCGCAGGGACGGATCAACGATCTGCACCACCCGGCCGCCGACCGCGACGACCTGCGCGTCGTCCACGTGACACACTGCAACGACCTGCTGTGGGACTGCGGGTCGACGCCGACGACCGTCGTCGAGCACGGCATCGTCGACCCCGGTCAGCGCTACACGGGTGAACTCGCCCGCGCGGCCATGGTGATCAACGACCCGGTGCGCAGAGCGCGGGTGACCGGCACCGATCTGCTGCCCCGCTTCGCCGCCGCCGGTCCGATCGACCTGTACGGCATGGGCGCCGACGACGTCGACGTCGACGACGTCACCTCCCACGACGACGTGCACCAGGCGCGCATGCACGACGAGCTGGCACGACGACGTGTCTATGTGCATCCCATCCGCTGGACCTCTCTGGGGCTGTCGCTGCTCGAGGCCATGCACCTGGGCATGCCGGTGGTCGCCGTCGGCACGACCGAGGCCTTCGAGGCGGTGCCTGCCGAGGCAGGCGTGGTGTCCACCGACGTCGACCGCCTGGTCGACGCCACGCGCGCGTTGCTGGCCGATCAGGCACTGGCGCGGGCACACGGAGACAAGGCACGGACGGCCGCGCTGTCACGGTACGGCCTGGGCCGGTTCCTGCAGGACTGGGATCGACTGCTCGAGGAGGTCACCACGTGA